A region from the Dermacentor andersoni chromosome 11, qqDerAnde1_hic_scaffold, whole genome shotgun sequence genome encodes:
- the LOC126539116 gene encoding alpha-crystallin A chain-like — MSLFPLINRGSWGPSDLARRFFDEDDVAGSLLLDGEMYDPPFYHQRYFVQPRRHLNQSSSTSNGGGNGVCSARQQSNGTTAVACSPDKFAVRVDTRHFAPDEISVKTRDHCVVVHGKHEEKSDDRGCYVKREFTRRYVLPEDVDPESVECHMTHGGLLSLEAPRKKFKRDDAKPIPIKVQHEGGGDASAPAPTANATNGEVGDEAK; from the coding sequence ATGTCTCTGTTCCCGCTCATCAACCGCGGCTCCTGGGGCCCTTCAGACTTGGCGAGGCGCTTCTTCGACGAAGACGACGTCGCCGGCTCCCTGCTTCTCGACGGTGAAATGTACGACCCGCCGTTCTACCACCAACGTTACTTCGTGCAACCTCGCCGGCACCTTAACCAATCGTCGTCGACGTCAAACGGCGGCGGCAACGGCGTCTGTTCAGCCCGCCAGCAAAGCAACGGCACGACCGCGGTCGCTTGCTCGCCGGACAAGTTCGCTGTTCGCGTCGACACCCGACACTTCGCGCCCGACGAAATCTCCGTCAAGACTCGCGACCACTGCGTCGTTGTCCACGGCAAGCACGAAGAAAAGTCGGACGACCGCGGCTGCTACGTCAAGCGAGAGTTCACCCGGCGCTACGTGCTGCCCGAAGACGTCGATCCCGAGTCTGTCGAGTGTCACATGACTCACGGGGGTCTTCTGTCGCTCGAAGCGCCGCGGAAGAAGTTCAAGAGGGACGACGCCAAGCCGATTCCGATTAAAGTTCAACACGAAGGTGGCGGTGATGCTTCTGCACCTGCGCCAACTGCTAACGCGACCAACGGAGAGGTCGGCGACGAGGCCAAGTAG
- the LOC126539120 gene encoding protein lethal(2)essential for life-like, protein MALFPMLYRDNWGPSEFARRFFNDDFGRSFLDGELFDPPFLHQRFYLEPSRLGQAVVDRQQQPGASVACTGDKFAINVDTRHFAPEEITVKTKDNSVIIHGKHEEKSDDRGCYVKREFTRRYVLPEDVDPESVKCQLTPTGYLALEAPRKNPPPKRDEGKPIPIEVRHESSGSGDKK, encoded by the coding sequence ATGGCACTGTTTCCGATGCTGTACCGAGATAACTGGGGCCCGTCCGAGTTCGCCCGGCGGTTTTTCAACGACGACTTCGGCCGGTCTTTCCTGGACGGTGAGCTGTTCGACCCGCCGTTCCTCCATCAGCGGTTCTACCTGGAGCCCAGCCGGCTGGGTCAAGCCGTCGTGGATCGGCAGCAGCAGCCGGGCGCGTCCGTGGCCTGCACCGGCGACAAGTTCGCCATCAACGTTGACACGCGCCATTTCGCCCCCGAAGAGATCACCGTCAAGACCAAAGACAACAGCGTCATCATCCACGGCAAGCACGAAGAGAAGTCGGACGACCGCGGCTGCTACGTGAAGCGTGAGTTCACGCGCCGCTACGTCCTGCCCGAGGACGTGGACCCCGAGTCCGTCAAGTGTCAGCTCACTCCGACGGGCTACCTTGCCCTGGAAGCGCCTCGCAAGAACCCGCCCCCCAAGAGGGACGAAGGCAAACCGATACCCATCGAAGTTCGCCACGAGTCCAGCGGCAGTGGCGACAAGAAGTGA
- the LOC126539118 gene encoding alpha-crystallin A chain-like, with the protein MALFPLLSGNNRNYWGPSDLVRRIFDDDFGGSFLDGELFDPPYYHQRFYIQPRHQQQSNNASLAQQGNSVACTPDKFAIRVDTRNFTPEEITVKTQDNCVVIHGKHEEKSDDRGCYVKREFTRRYVLPEDVDPQTVKCHLQPSGLLALEAPRKNAPKEQPKAIPIKVQHEKASGDAKK; encoded by the coding sequence ATGGCACTGTTTCCTCTTCTCAGCGGCAACAACCGCAACTACTGGGGCCCTTCGGACCTGGTGAGGCGCATCTTCGACGATGATTTCGGCGGCTCGTTCCTCGATGGCGAGCTCTTCGACCCGCCGTACTACCACCAGCGTTTCTACATCCAACCGCGCCACCAGCAGCAGTCCAACAACGCCAGCCTTGCCCAGCAGGGCAATTCTGTCGCCTGCACTCCGGACAAGTTCGCCATCCGCGTCGACACCCGGAACTTCACTCCGGAGGAGATCACTGTCAAGACGCAGGACAACTGCGTCGTCATTCACGGCAAGCACGAGGAGAAGTCTGACGACCGCGGCTGCTACGTGAAGCGTGAGTTCACCCGCCGCTACGTCCTGCCCGAGGACGTCGATCCTCAGACCGTCAAGTGTCACCTGCAGCCCAGCGGACTGCTGGCTCTGGAAGCCCCGCGCAAGAACGCACCCAAGGAGCAGCCGAAGGCCATTCCGATCAAGGTACAGCACGAAAAAGCTAGCGGCGACGCTAAAAAGTGA
- the LOC126539119 gene encoding alpha-crystallin A chain-like, producing the protein MALFPLLNRGSWGPSDLVRRFLDDDFGGSFLDGELFDPPFYHQRFYIEPRHQQSSTAVCPARQQGTSVACTPDKFAINVDTRHFTPEEITVKTQDNSVVIHGKHEEKSDDRGCYVKREFTRRYVLPEDVDPESVKCHLKPNGTLALEAPRKNAPKEQPKAIPIQVKHEGASSNAVKNK; encoded by the coding sequence ATGGCACTGTTCCCGCTGCTGAACCGTGGTTCCTGGGGCCCCTCTGACTTGGTGAGGCGTTTCTTGGACGACGACTTCGGCGGTTCCTTCCTGGACGGTGAGCTGTTTGACCCGCCTTTCTACCACCAACGCTTCTACATCGAGCCACGCCACCAGCAGTCGTCGACCGCCGTCTGCCCCGCTCGCCAGCAGGGCACCTCGGTCGCCTGCACGCCGGACAAGTTCGCCATCAATGTCGACACCCGCCACTTCACTCCGGAGGAGATCACCGTCAAGACGCAGGACAACAGCGTCGTCATCCACGGCAAGCACGAAGAGAAGTCTGACGACCGTGGCTGCTATGTGAAGCGCGAGTTCACGCGCCGCTACGTCCTGCCCGAAGACGTAGACCCCGAGTCGGTGAAGTGTCACCTCAAGCCTAATGGTACGTTGGCCCTCGAGGCACCGCGTAAGAACGCGCCCAAGGAGCAACCGAAGGCCATCCCGATTCAAGTGAAGCACGAAGGCGCCAGCAGCAACGCTGtgaagaacaagtaa